In Candidatus Hydrogenedentota bacterium, a single genomic region encodes these proteins:
- a CDS encoding beta-ketoacyl-[acyl-carrier-protein] synthase family protein: MSVEPIVITGTGILASNGLGREAYWNSLVQGRSGIRKIQRFDPSDLPCQIAGELWDFNPEDFMRKHDVRRWHRHVHQAVAAAKLAVEDAQFESAKYDPDRVAVAFGTSAGSPDEYYFTHREAFETRGWKHIDRMASSATSAHAATANVSAELKLRGPAATYSSGCAVGLDLINWAATQLRRGLADAALVGATEAPLTLLTLAATCSMGILSSRNDEPEKAMRPFDRTGDGIVLSEGAGAVIVERLGHAKARGARILAEVVGYGTSTEGQNPLLIDKEGAALTRAMTSALKEGGLSPQDIDGAVCHGVGIKMYDRSEVRAYKQVLGQQAYRIPISAPKSMTGQPYSVGGIWSVGASLLTMERGIIPPTINLEEPDPECDLDFVPLRARYNDIRTSLVTALSFGGNHSAMVLRKMN, from the coding sequence ATGTCAGTAGAACCCATCGTAATCACTGGAACAGGCATATTGGCCAGCAACGGACTCGGGCGGGAGGCATATTGGAATTCGCTTGTGCAGGGGCGCTCGGGAATTCGCAAGATTCAACGGTTTGACCCATCAGACCTGCCTTGTCAAATCGCCGGCGAGCTTTGGGATTTCAATCCCGAGGACTTCATGCGCAAGCATGATGTGAGAAGGTGGCATCGGCATGTTCACCAGGCGGTAGCAGCGGCCAAATTGGCCGTGGAAGACGCGCAATTCGAGTCCGCCAAATACGATCCAGACCGGGTGGCCGTGGCGTTTGGCACAAGCGCCGGTTCGCCGGACGAGTACTATTTTACGCATCGCGAAGCCTTCGAGACTCGGGGCTGGAAGCACATTGACCGAATGGCCTCGTCGGCGACATCGGCACATGCCGCAACTGCCAACGTGAGCGCCGAGTTGAAGTTGCGGGGTCCTGCCGCAACCTATTCGAGTGGTTGCGCGGTTGGACTCGACCTCATCAATTGGGCAGCGACCCAATTGCGGAGGGGATTGGCTGATGCGGCATTGGTGGGTGCAACTGAGGCGCCCTTGACACTGTTGACCTTGGCGGCAACGTGCTCCATGGGGATCTTGTCGTCGCGAAACGACGAGCCGGAGAAGGCCATGCGACCGTTTGACCGGACCGGTGACGGCATTGTCTTGAGCGAAGGTGCCGGGGCAGTGATTGTGGAACGCTTGGGGCATGCCAAAGCCCGAGGAGCGCGCATACTTGCGGAAGTCGTGGGTTATGGGACGTCCACGGAAGGTCAGAACCCGTTGCTGATTGACAAGGAAGGGGCCGCCCTGACTCGTGCCATGACATCGGCTCTGAAAGAGGGCGGATTATCGCCGCAGGATATCGACGGGGCCGTATGCCACGGCGTAGGCATCAAGATGTACGATCGGAGCGAGGTGCGCGCCTATAAGCAGGTTCTGGGACAACAGGCATATCGCATTCCCATCTCCGCGCCCAAGTCCATGACCGGGCAGCCGTATTCGGTGGGCGGTATATGGAGCGTGGGCGCATCGTTGCTGACGATGGAGCGAGGGATTATCCCACCGACCATCAACTTGGAGGAGCCCGACCCGGAGTGCGATTTGGATTTTGTGCCACTGCGCGCGCGCTACAACGACATACGCACGTCGCTCGTCACGGCACTGAGTTTCGGTGGCAATCACAGCGCGATGGTCCTGCGCAAAATGAACTGA
- a CDS encoding GAF domain-containing protein has translation MELKITSTLLVLSAASSLAMAVLMLVRNHRRATHVAFAVLCTHLAAWALCVLAIIHTRTEESASFWIHATFIVASFIPATFYLFIGYFPKGKFNGLRGLLAFLFVTAAGLVVCSLINRSWYIEALFLSPDPSHHVEVQYGPIFQIFVADFFFSFIAVHVNLIKKLRQASGIARRQIQHALLGVFSLALFSALTNVLAPMLGVRTLEAYGPVFVVLMMATFAYAMIRYHLLDIWVIISQTTVYAIVTGVVIVIFLSSISLVHWAFRSATGPGDILPTVLAALVVALVLQPLKEQVQLILDRVVLKRHYDVKHLLARTSQMAAEIVQFDRLLKSVCDDIQKTVGASIIRVLLVDEKHDDLLTIEYSSDPEEQGKTTREFALLADYVRAHPGPLVLEELVHARLTEERARIAEILAENDVYLCLPLKRTTGLVGIMTLGQKRSHDIYTVDDVVVFTALATPLATAIENARLYKQLEEANLHRSRILSSMRGGVVAVDTDGRVTMVNRCATDVLGPIAVGKTIQSVNPQVARILEQTIRDRRAIGDYETIISHANGERVPVVISSSCLTSSDNELTGAMVVVYDLSQVKRLEQNVQRAHRLSSIGTLAAGMAHEIKNPLVSIKTFTQLLLDRYNDPDFRSTFSDIVPHEVERIDSIVTRLLHFARPKPASFAPQNLRAIIEEVLTLVENQTRKENVVVETEYSSAHVEVYGDEQQLHQVFLNLVLNAVDAMSESAIRILRIKVEHGHMRLRRHGYDPLPEVECVKISVSDTGCGVHSDSLDRIFTPFYTTKHDGTGLGLSVVHGIVTEHQGDIYVESAPGEGTTFIITLPQIGLLAEMRGA, from the coding sequence ATGGAATTGAAGATTACATCGACTTTACTTGTACTTTCGGCGGCATCGTCGCTCGCGATGGCCGTGCTGATGCTGGTAAGGAATCATCGAAGGGCCACACACGTGGCCTTTGCCGTATTGTGCACGCACTTGGCTGCTTGGGCGCTGTGTGTATTGGCCATCATTCACACCAGAACCGAGGAATCGGCATCGTTCTGGATTCACGCGACGTTCATCGTTGCCAGTTTCATCCCGGCGACCTTCTATCTCTTTATTGGGTATTTCCCAAAAGGGAAATTTAACGGACTCCGTGGCCTTTTGGCGTTCCTTTTTGTGACCGCCGCAGGTTTGGTCGTGTGCTCATTGATCAATAGGTCATGGTACATCGAAGCGCTCTTCCTGAGTCCCGATCCGTCGCATCATGTCGAGGTACAGTACGGGCCGATATTCCAGATATTCGTGGCAGATTTCTTCTTTTCGTTTATAGCAGTCCACGTCAATCTGATTAAGAAGTTGCGTCAGGCATCGGGAATTGCGCGGCGACAGATACAGCACGCCCTGCTTGGCGTCTTCTCGTTGGCGCTCTTCAGCGCGCTCACGAACGTACTCGCGCCGATGCTAGGAGTGCGGACTCTGGAGGCCTACGGTCCGGTATTCGTAGTGCTCATGATGGCCACATTCGCGTACGCGATGATCCGCTACCATCTACTGGACATTTGGGTCATCATTTCGCAGACGACTGTGTACGCGATTGTGACTGGTGTGGTAATTGTCATCTTCTTGAGTTCGATTTCATTGGTCCATTGGGCTTTCCGTTCGGCAACAGGCCCTGGCGACATTCTTCCAACCGTGTTGGCAGCGCTTGTCGTCGCACTTGTCTTACAGCCGCTCAAGGAGCAAGTTCAACTGATTCTGGACCGCGTAGTCCTAAAGCGGCACTACGATGTAAAGCATTTGCTTGCGCGGACGAGTCAGATGGCAGCCGAAATCGTCCAGTTTGATCGCCTTCTCAAGTCTGTTTGCGATGACATTCAGAAGACTGTGGGGGCGTCCATCATACGGGTGCTGTTGGTTGACGAGAAGCACGACGATCTATTGACGATTGAGTACTCGAGCGATCCCGAGGAACAGGGAAAGACTACGCGGGAATTCGCACTGCTGGCGGACTATGTCCGTGCGCACCCAGGACCACTGGTGCTGGAAGAGCTTGTGCACGCAAGACTCACGGAAGAGCGCGCCCGTATCGCGGAGATTCTTGCTGAAAACGACGTGTACCTTTGTCTGCCTCTGAAGAGAACCACGGGACTCGTGGGAATCATGACGCTGGGGCAAAAGCGCTCGCACGACATTTACACGGTGGATGACGTCGTGGTGTTCACCGCGCTGGCGACGCCGCTCGCGACAGCCATCGAAAATGCGCGGCTTTACAAGCAGCTTGAAGAGGCGAATCTGCACCGTTCGCGAATTCTGAGCAGCATGCGCGGCGGCGTTGTTGCCGTCGATACGGATGGCCGCGTGACCATGGTTAATCGTTGTGCCACGGATGTGCTTGGCCCGATTGCCGTCGGAAAGACCATACAGAGCGTCAATCCACAGGTTGCCCGGATTCTTGAGCAGACGATTCGCGACCGCCGGGCCATCGGGGACTACGAGACGATTATTTCGCACGCCAACGGGGAGAGAGTCCCCGTGGTGATTTCGTCATCCTGTCTCACGTCAAGCGACAATGAGTTGACCGGGGCCATGGTTGTTGTGTACGACCTCTCGCAAGTGAAGCGGCTTGAGCAGAACGTACAGCGCGCCCATCGGCTATCCTCCATCGGCACGTTGGCGGCGGGAATGGCGCACGAAATCAAGAATCCGCTGGTTTCCATCAAGACCTTCACCCAACTTTTGTTGGACCGTTACAACGACCCGGACTTTCGCTCGACCTTCTCGGACATTGTGCCCCACGAGGTGGAGCGGATTGACTCGATTGTGACTCGGCTGTTGCACTTCGCCAGGCCCAAACCGGCGAGTTTTGCTCCGCAGAACCTCCGTGCTATTATCGAGGAGGTCCTCACACTGGTTGAGAACCAGACGCGTAAGGAGAATGTCGTAGTCGAAACCGAATATTCGTCGGCGCACGTGGAAGTGTACGGAGATGAGCAGCAGCTGCATCAGGTGTTTCTGAATCTGGTGCTCAACGCCGTAGATGCCATGAGTGAGAGTGCGATTCGTATCCTGCGCATCAAGGTGGAGCATGGCCATATGCGGTTGCGCCGACATGGGTATGATCCGCTACCCGAAGTTGAGTGTGTGAAGATTTCGGTTTCGGACACCGGCTGTGGGGTACACAGTGACAGCTTAGACCGGATATTCACGCCGTTTTACACGACGAAGCACGATGGAACGGGACTGGGGCTTTCGGTTGTGCACGGCATTGTTACGGAGCATCAGGGCGACATATATGTAGAGAGCGCCCCGGGCGAGGGTACAACGTTCATAATCACATTGCCCCAAATCGGCTTGCTGGCCGAGATGCGGGGCGCATAG